Proteins encoded together in one Sander lucioperca isolate FBNREF2018 chromosome 17, SLUC_FBN_1.2, whole genome shotgun sequence window:
- the LOC116039941 gene encoding transmembrane protein 151B isoform X1 gives MQTEEETATAEEPILDEGSGRDQVRGKGQERIGASKTKWYRQTEREGRRGMSRMDFGSGVPWRKQRPVQQSLGSSLCRESHWKCLLLTLLMYGCFATLAWCALCRVSVLSSSIPRGADGDATSAAYYNDILHLESPCSSGYVYIPLAFLAMLYVVYLVECWHCFSKTAMLAHAEFQEVYERVQRLQQATPCIWWKAISYHYVRRTRQVTRYRNGDAYTTTQVYHERVNTHASSSEFDYARYGVKDVSKELLDLQLHPAVRLRFTKCFSFSSARAEAAYLTQRARFFGENEGLDDYMEAREGMHLKNVDFREHILAFPDPAHQPWFSRHRVFWLASAFLLSWPLRVVSEYRTAYVHYHVEKLFGEDEDGGGGGGGGRGDGVEGGTENGIHPGIGLNGSYRAISRVNTVDMTELEWHIRCNQQMVPSYSEALLMDLDMSVGTNPTASTPISGPTSSTPSQVTNPPPLALPVVFNSAYLLQSCPRCRRTTSSSSLPSRLRAPMGTTALLNATVAGIRAVGQGGGGIGGRLVLSRSGFSLGRLGGVRQNSLFHSRSMGGGLGGSREDGGGSGGGGGGSGGGGGGFLGLGSRQDNEETRGVLEGEGEEEEEEEQQQQQQQQQEEVTRREQGRGGRERDEEAEQDGGGLGEVREGDGGGRERPPSYQDAFFFPVLIIHGEESCHAGDDM, from the exons GTAAGAGGAAAAGGACAGGAGCGAATTGGAGCCAGCAAGACAAAAtggtacagacagacagagagggagggcagGAGAGGAATGAGCCGGATGGATTTTGGCAGTGGAGTTCCCTGGAGAAAG CAACGGCCAGTCCAACAGTCTCTGGGCTCCTCCCTGTGTCGGGAGTCCCATTGGAAGTGCCTCCTCCTGACCCTCCTCATGTACGGCTGCTTTGCCACACTCGCCTGGTGCGCTCTCTGTCGCGTATCCGTTCTCAGCTCCTCCATACCTCGCGGTGCTGACGGCGATGCCACCTCGGCGGCCTACTATAATGACATCCTGCACCTGGAAAGTCCGTGCTCTAGCGGCTACGTCTACATCCCGCTGGCCTTCCTGGCAATGCTGTATGTGGTTTACTTGGTGGAGTGTTGGCACTGCTTCTCCAAGACGGCAATGCTGGCTCATGCTGAATTCCAG GAAGTGTATGAGCGTGTGCAGAGACTTCAGCAGGCCACACCCTGCATTTGGTGGAAGGCCATCAGCTATCACTACGTGAGGAGGACCAGACAGGTGACAAGATACCGCAACGGAGATGCATATACCACCACACAG GTCTACCATGAGCGGGTGAACACTCATGCCTCCAGTTCAGAGTTTGACTACGCCCGCTATGGTGTCAAAGACGTGTCGAAGGAGCTGCTGGACCTGCAACTGCACCCTGCTGTTCGCCTCCGTTTCACCAAGTGTTTCAG CTTCTCCAGTGCACGTGCTGAAGCTGCCTACCTCACCCAG CGAGCGCGCTTCTTCGGAGAGAACGAGGGGCTTGACGACTACATGGAGGCCAGAGAGGGGATGCACCTGAAGAACGTAGATTTCCGTGAACACATCCTGGCGTTCCCAGATCCTGCCCACCAGCCCTGGTTTTCTCGGCACAGGGTCTTCTGGCTGGCTTCTGCTTTCCTCCTGTCATGGCCGCTGCGGGTTGTGTCCGAATATCGCACAGCGTACGTCCACTACCATGTGGAGAAGCTGTTTGGGGAGGACGAGGACGGCGGCGGAGGTGGCGGAGGAGGACGAGGGGACGGGGTTGAAGGAGGGACAGAGAATGGAATCCACCCTGGGATTGGTCTAAATGGGAGTTACAGAGCCATCTCTCGCGTCAACACGGTGGACATGACAGAATTGGAGTGGCACATCCGCTGTAACCAACAGATGGTCCCGAGCTACTCTGAAGCCCTCCTTATGGACTTGGACATGAGCGTGGGGACAAACCCTACCGCGTCTACGCCCATCTCTGGGCCTACGAGCTCCACCCCCAGCCAGGTCACTAACCCTCCTCCTCTAGCCTTGCCTGTTGTCTTCAACTCAGCTTACCTCCTCCAGAGCTGCCCCCGATGCCGGAGGACCACGTCCAGTTCCAGTCTTCCCTCCAGGCTAAGGGCCCCCATGGGAACCACAGCCCTCCTGAATGCTACCGTGGCGGGGATCAGGGCAGTGGGGCAGGGGGGTGGGGGTATAGGAGGAAGGCTGGTGCTCAGTCGGAGCGGATTCTCTCTGGGGAGACTGGGAGGAGTGCGCCAGAACAGCCTGTTTCATTCGAGAAGCATGGGAGGAGGGCTGGGAGGAAGTAGGGaagatggaggaggaagtggaggTGGGGGAGGAGGTAgcggtggaggaggtggaggattCCTTGGGTTAGGTTCAAGGCAGGACAACGAGGAGACCAGAGGAGTGCTAGAaggagaaggggaggaggaggaggaagaggagcagcagcagcagcagcagcagcagcaggaggaggtgaCGAGGAGGGAACAGGGaagaggaggcagagagagggacgAAGAAGCAGAGCAAGACGGTGGAGGGTTAGGCGAGGTGAGGGAGGGTGACGGGGGAGGGAGGGAACGTCCGCCGTCCTACCAGGACGCATTCTTCTTCCCCGTCCTCATCATACACGGAGAGGAGAGCTGCCACGCTGGAGACGACATGTGA
- the LOC116039941 gene encoding transmembrane protein 151B isoform X2 — translation MQTEEETATAEEPILDEGSGRDQQRPVQQSLGSSLCRESHWKCLLLTLLMYGCFATLAWCALCRVSVLSSSIPRGADGDATSAAYYNDILHLESPCSSGYVYIPLAFLAMLYVVYLVECWHCFSKTAMLAHAEFQEVYERVQRLQQATPCIWWKAISYHYVRRTRQVTRYRNGDAYTTTQVYHERVNTHASSSEFDYARYGVKDVSKELLDLQLHPAVRLRFTKCFSFSSARAEAAYLTQRARFFGENEGLDDYMEAREGMHLKNVDFREHILAFPDPAHQPWFSRHRVFWLASAFLLSWPLRVVSEYRTAYVHYHVEKLFGEDEDGGGGGGGGRGDGVEGGTENGIHPGIGLNGSYRAISRVNTVDMTELEWHIRCNQQMVPSYSEALLMDLDMSVGTNPTASTPISGPTSSTPSQVTNPPPLALPVVFNSAYLLQSCPRCRRTTSSSSLPSRLRAPMGTTALLNATVAGIRAVGQGGGGIGGRLVLSRSGFSLGRLGGVRQNSLFHSRSMGGGLGGSREDGGGSGGGGGGSGGGGGGFLGLGSRQDNEETRGVLEGEGEEEEEEEQQQQQQQQQEEVTRREQGRGGRERDEEAEQDGGGLGEVREGDGGGRERPPSYQDAFFFPVLIIHGEESCHAGDDM, via the exons CAACGGCCAGTCCAACAGTCTCTGGGCTCCTCCCTGTGTCGGGAGTCCCATTGGAAGTGCCTCCTCCTGACCCTCCTCATGTACGGCTGCTTTGCCACACTCGCCTGGTGCGCTCTCTGTCGCGTATCCGTTCTCAGCTCCTCCATACCTCGCGGTGCTGACGGCGATGCCACCTCGGCGGCCTACTATAATGACATCCTGCACCTGGAAAGTCCGTGCTCTAGCGGCTACGTCTACATCCCGCTGGCCTTCCTGGCAATGCTGTATGTGGTTTACTTGGTGGAGTGTTGGCACTGCTTCTCCAAGACGGCAATGCTGGCTCATGCTGAATTCCAG GAAGTGTATGAGCGTGTGCAGAGACTTCAGCAGGCCACACCCTGCATTTGGTGGAAGGCCATCAGCTATCACTACGTGAGGAGGACCAGACAGGTGACAAGATACCGCAACGGAGATGCATATACCACCACACAG GTCTACCATGAGCGGGTGAACACTCATGCCTCCAGTTCAGAGTTTGACTACGCCCGCTATGGTGTCAAAGACGTGTCGAAGGAGCTGCTGGACCTGCAACTGCACCCTGCTGTTCGCCTCCGTTTCACCAAGTGTTTCAG CTTCTCCAGTGCACGTGCTGAAGCTGCCTACCTCACCCAG CGAGCGCGCTTCTTCGGAGAGAACGAGGGGCTTGACGACTACATGGAGGCCAGAGAGGGGATGCACCTGAAGAACGTAGATTTCCGTGAACACATCCTGGCGTTCCCAGATCCTGCCCACCAGCCCTGGTTTTCTCGGCACAGGGTCTTCTGGCTGGCTTCTGCTTTCCTCCTGTCATGGCCGCTGCGGGTTGTGTCCGAATATCGCACAGCGTACGTCCACTACCATGTGGAGAAGCTGTTTGGGGAGGACGAGGACGGCGGCGGAGGTGGCGGAGGAGGACGAGGGGACGGGGTTGAAGGAGGGACAGAGAATGGAATCCACCCTGGGATTGGTCTAAATGGGAGTTACAGAGCCATCTCTCGCGTCAACACGGTGGACATGACAGAATTGGAGTGGCACATCCGCTGTAACCAACAGATGGTCCCGAGCTACTCTGAAGCCCTCCTTATGGACTTGGACATGAGCGTGGGGACAAACCCTACCGCGTCTACGCCCATCTCTGGGCCTACGAGCTCCACCCCCAGCCAGGTCACTAACCCTCCTCCTCTAGCCTTGCCTGTTGTCTTCAACTCAGCTTACCTCCTCCAGAGCTGCCCCCGATGCCGGAGGACCACGTCCAGTTCCAGTCTTCCCTCCAGGCTAAGGGCCCCCATGGGAACCACAGCCCTCCTGAATGCTACCGTGGCGGGGATCAGGGCAGTGGGGCAGGGGGGTGGGGGTATAGGAGGAAGGCTGGTGCTCAGTCGGAGCGGATTCTCTCTGGGGAGACTGGGAGGAGTGCGCCAGAACAGCCTGTTTCATTCGAGAAGCATGGGAGGAGGGCTGGGAGGAAGTAGGGaagatggaggaggaagtggaggTGGGGGAGGAGGTAgcggtggaggaggtggaggattCCTTGGGTTAGGTTCAAGGCAGGACAACGAGGAGACCAGAGGAGTGCTAGAaggagaaggggaggaggaggaggaagaggagcagcagcagcagcagcagcagcagcaggaggaggtgaCGAGGAGGGAACAGGGaagaggaggcagagagagggacgAAGAAGCAGAGCAAGACGGTGGAGGGTTAGGCGAGGTGAGGGAGGGTGACGGGGGAGGGAGGGAACGTCCGCCGTCCTACCAGGACGCATTCTTCTTCCCCGTCCTCATCATACACGGAGAGGAGAGCTGCCACGCTGGAGACGACATGTGA